The following are encoded in a window of Deinococcus budaensis genomic DNA:
- a CDS encoding DsbA family oxidoreductase, protein MTLFPPSSPEKLRVDIWSDIACPWCYVGKRRFEAALAGFPQRDQVEVVWHSFELDPSAPAQPGGSMRSILARKYGGGEAGAQQMLDSMTVTAAGEGLDYHFERLQPTNTFQAHQVIHLAAGRGLQDQLKERLLRAFFVEGEFLGDPETLVRLASEVGLDAGEVRTALASGEYAQAVRQDEAQAQALGISGVPFFVLGGKYGVSGAQSPEVLRGALAQLWQETHPAPLTLLGSGTPAEGCEGDECAVPQQETASTRG, encoded by the coding sequence ATGACCCTTTTTCCTCCCTCCTCTCCCGAAAAGCTGCGTGTGGACATCTGGTCGGACATCGCCTGCCCCTGGTGCTATGTGGGCAAACGGCGTTTCGAGGCGGCGCTGGCGGGCTTTCCCCAGCGCGATCAGGTCGAGGTCGTCTGGCATTCCTTCGAACTGGACCCGTCGGCCCCCGCGCAGCCGGGAGGGTCCATGCGCAGCATCCTGGCGCGCAAGTACGGCGGCGGTGAGGCCGGGGCGCAGCAGATGCTCGACTCGATGACCGTGACGGCGGCGGGCGAGGGGCTGGACTACCACTTCGAGCGCCTCCAGCCCACCAACACCTTTCAGGCCCATCAGGTGATCCACCTCGCGGCCGGGCGGGGCCTTCAGGACCAGCTGAAAGAACGGCTGCTGCGCGCCTTTTTCGTGGAGGGCGAGTTCCTAGGCGACCCGGAGACGCTGGTGCGGCTGGCCTCAGAGGTCGGGCTGGACGCCGGGGAGGTGCGGACGGCGCTGGCCAGTGGCGAGTATGCCCAGGCCGTGCGGCAGGACGAGGCGCAGGCCCAGGCGCTCGGGATCAGCGGTGTGCCCTTCTTCGTGCTGGGCGGCAAGTACGGCGTGAGCGGCGCCCAGTCGCCCGAGGTGCTGCGCGGGGCGCTGGCGCAGCTGTGGCAGGAAACCCACCCGGCGCCGCTGACCCTGCTGGGCAGCGGGACACCCGCTGAGGGCTGCGAGGGCGACGAGTGCGCGGTACCGCAGCAGGAAACGGCCTCCACGCGCGGCTGA
- the msrB gene encoding peptide-methionine (R)-S-oxide reductase MsrB, with the protein MTSNPVPAPFVKPSDDELRQRLTPGQYRVTQQEGTERAFTGEYWDHTEPGIYVDVVSGEPLFSSLDKYDAGCGWPSFTRPIPSAVLTENTDYKIGYARTEVRSGLADSHLGHVFPDGPQEHGGLRYCINSAALRFVPLSELEAQGYAEYSRLFQK; encoded by the coding sequence ATGACCTCCAACCCTGTTCCAGCTCCCTTCGTGAAGCCCAGCGACGACGAACTGCGCCAGCGGCTCACGCCCGGGCAGTATCGGGTGACCCAGCAGGAGGGCACCGAGCGCGCCTTTACCGGCGAGTACTGGGACCACACCGAACCGGGCATCTATGTGGACGTGGTGTCGGGCGAACCCCTCTTCAGCTCGCTCGACAAGTACGACGCGGGCTGCGGCTGGCCCAGCTTCACCCGCCCGATTCCCAGCGCCGTCCTTACCGAGAACACCGACTACAAGATCGGATACGCCCGCACCGAGGTGCGCTCGGGGCTGGCCGACTCGCACCTCGGGCACGTCTTCCCGGACGGCCCGCAGGAGCACGGCGGCCTGCGCTACTGCATCAACTCGGCGGCGCTGCGCTTCGTGCCCCTGAGCGAGCTGGAGGCCCAGGGGTACGCGGAATACTCGCGCCTGTTCCAGAAATAG
- the carB gene encoding carbamoyl-phosphate synthase large subunit gives MPKRTDLQTILILGSGPIQIGQAAEFDYSGTQALKALKKEGYRLVLVNSNPATIMTDPDLADATYLEPLTPEFVRKVIEKERPDALLPTLGGQTALNLAMDLNANGTLAEFGVELIGANAEAIHKGEDREAFQAAMKKIGVETARGKMVHSMEEAVEYQKEIGLPIVIRPSFTLGGTGGGIAHTYEDFLKITEGGLRDSPVHSVLLEESILGWKEYELEVMRDHADTVVIITSIENFDPMGVHTGDSITVAPAQTLSDVEYQRLRDQSLAIIREIGVDTGGSNIQFAVDPSNGRVIVIEMNPRVSRSSALASKATGFPIAKIAALLAVGYHLDELPNDITRSTPASFEPSIDYVVTKIPRFAFEKFPGTPDALGTQMRSVGEVMAIGRTFKESVQKALRSIEADVRGTFAAMSDDELRGLLYGNPRRLEAVLELLRRGEGVAALHDATKIDRWFLGQLQEIVDAEKEIADLGPIQGWKYEIWREVKRLGFSDARLGELVGLSELEVRGLRKAAKATPVYKTVDTCAAEFEAYTPYHYSTYEWEDEVTPTDKPKVVILGSGPNRIGQGVEFDYATVHAVWALQEAGYETIMVNSNPETVSTDYDTADRLYFEPLTFEDVMNIVEHEKPVGVIVQLGGQTPLKLARRLADAGAPIIGTPPATIHEAEDRASFNALCERLGLPQPRGKVAETPQEAVSLAAELGFPLMARPSYVLGGRAMRTVRSMEELTTYLDEVYAAVEGQPSILLDQFLEGALELDVDTLCDGERAVVAGIMEHVEAAGVHSGDSACVLPPVNLSPELTARVKADTERLALELGVRGLMNVQWAVKDGTAYILEANPRASRTVPFVSKAVNHPLAKSAARIAVGQTLEQIGFTGTPTPGMYSVKEVHLPFLKFAGVPPVLGPEMKSTGESMGIDTDPYLAFYRAQLGAKSNLPLSGTALLLGDGLDEVAAMLEGAGLRVIREQEGDALPDLLIDVTASPLLRTALERGKPIVSTREGAEWTARAVAAAKGKELNVKSLQEWVST, from the coding sequence ATGCCCAAGCGCACTGACCTCCAGACCATCCTGATTCTCGGCAGCGGCCCCATCCAGATCGGGCAGGCCGCCGAGTTCGACTATTCGGGCACGCAGGCGCTGAAGGCGCTGAAAAAAGAAGGCTATCGACTCGTCCTGGTGAACTCCAACCCGGCGACGATCATGACCGACCCCGATCTCGCCGACGCGACCTACCTGGAGCCGCTGACGCCCGAGTTCGTGCGCAAGGTCATCGAGAAGGAGCGCCCCGACGCCCTGCTCCCCACCCTGGGTGGGCAGACGGCCCTGAACCTGGCGATGGACCTCAACGCCAACGGCACCCTCGCCGAGTTCGGGGTGGAACTCATCGGCGCGAATGCCGAGGCCATCCACAAGGGCGAGGACCGTGAGGCGTTCCAGGCCGCGATGAAGAAGATCGGCGTGGAGACGGCACGCGGGAAGATGGTTCACAGCATGGAAGAGGCCGTGGAGTACCAGAAGGAGATCGGCCTCCCCATCGTCATCCGGCCCTCCTTCACGCTGGGCGGCACGGGCGGCGGCATCGCGCACACCTACGAGGACTTCCTGAAGATCACCGAGGGCGGCCTGCGCGACTCGCCCGTTCATTCGGTCCTCCTCGAGGAATCCATCCTGGGCTGGAAGGAGTACGAGCTGGAGGTCATGCGCGACCACGCCGACACGGTGGTGATTATCACCTCCATCGAGAACTTCGACCCGATGGGCGTGCACACCGGGGACTCGATCACGGTGGCCCCGGCGCAGACCCTCAGCGACGTGGAGTACCAGCGGCTGCGGGACCAGTCCCTTGCCATCATCCGCGAGATCGGGGTGGATACGGGCGGCAGCAACATCCAGTTCGCGGTCGATCCCAGCAACGGGCGCGTCATCGTGATCGAGATGAACCCGCGCGTCAGCCGCTCCTCGGCGCTGGCGAGCAAGGCGACCGGCTTTCCCATCGCCAAGATCGCCGCCCTGCTCGCGGTGGGCTACCACCTCGACGAGCTGCCGAACGACATCACCCGCTCCACGCCTGCCTCGTTTGAACCGAGCATCGACTACGTGGTGACGAAGATTCCGCGCTTCGCCTTCGAGAAGTTCCCCGGCACCCCCGACGCGCTGGGCACCCAGATGCGCTCGGTGGGCGAGGTCATGGCGATTGGCCGCACCTTCAAGGAGAGCGTGCAGAAGGCGCTGCGGAGCATCGAGGCCGACGTGCGCGGAACGTTTGCCGCCATGTCCGACGACGAGTTGCGCGGCCTGCTGTACGGCAACCCGCGCCGTCTGGAGGCCGTGCTGGAACTGCTGCGGCGGGGCGAAGGGGTGGCGGCCCTCCACGACGCGACGAAGATCGACCGCTGGTTCCTGGGGCAGCTTCAGGAAATCGTGGACGCCGAGAAGGAGATCGCGGACCTCGGCCCCATCCAGGGCTGGAAGTACGAAATCTGGCGCGAGGTCAAGCGGCTGGGCTTCTCCGACGCGCGGCTGGGCGAACTCGTGGGCCTAAGCGAACTGGAGGTGCGCGGGCTTCGCAAGGCCGCCAAAGCCACGCCGGTCTACAAGACGGTAGACACCTGCGCCGCCGAGTTCGAGGCGTACACGCCCTACCACTACTCGACCTACGAGTGGGAGGACGAGGTGACGCCGACCGACAAGCCCAAGGTGGTGATCCTGGGGAGCGGCCCCAACCGCATCGGACAGGGGGTGGAGTTCGACTACGCGACCGTCCACGCGGTCTGGGCGCTTCAGGAGGCGGGTTACGAGACGATCATGGTCAACTCCAACCCGGAGACGGTCAGCACCGACTACGACACCGCCGACCGCCTGTACTTCGAGCCGCTGACCTTCGAGGACGTGATGAACATTGTCGAGCACGAGAAGCCCGTCGGCGTGATCGTGCAGCTCGGCGGGCAGACGCCCCTCAAGCTGGCGAGACGGCTGGCGGACGCGGGCGCCCCCATCATTGGCACCCCCCCGGCGACGATCCACGAGGCGGAGGACCGCGCCTCCTTCAACGCCCTGTGCGAGCGGCTGGGATTGCCGCAGCCCAGGGGCAAGGTGGCCGAGACGCCACAAGAGGCCGTGAGCCTCGCCGCCGAGCTCGGCTTCCCGCTGATGGCCCGGCCCTCCTACGTGCTGGGGGGCCGCGCGATGCGGACGGTGCGGAGTATGGAGGAACTGACGACCTACCTGGACGAGGTGTACGCCGCCGTCGAGGGGCAGCCCAGCATCCTGCTCGACCAGTTTCTGGAGGGTGCACTTGAACTCGACGTGGACACCCTCTGCGACGGCGAGCGGGCAGTTGTGGCCGGAATCATGGAGCACGTCGAGGCCGCCGGGGTCCACTCGGGCGACTCCGCGTGCGTGCTGCCCCCGGTGAACCTCTCGCCCGAACTGACCGCGCGCGTGAAGGCCGACACGGAACGCCTTGCCCTGGAGTTGGGCGTGCGGGGACTGATGAACGTGCAGTGGGCGGTGAAGGACGGCACCGCGTACATCCTGGAGGCCAACCCGCGGGCCAGCCGCACCGTGCCCTTCGTCTCCAAGGCCGTGAACCACCCGCTCGCCAAGAGTGCCGCGCGGATCGCCGTGGGGCAGACGCTGGAGCAGATCGGCTTCACGGGGACGCCCACGCCGGGCATGTACTCGGTGAAGGAAGTCCACCTGCCCTTCCTGAAGTTCGCGGGCGTGCCCCCCGTCCTCGGCCCGGAGATGAAGAGCACGGGCGAGAGCATGGGCATCGACACGGACCCGTACCTCGCCTTCTACCGCGCCCAGCTCGGGGCCAAGAGCAACCTGCCGCTGTCGGGCACGGCGCTCCTGCTCGGAGACGGTCTGGACGAGGTGGCCGCCATGCTGGAGGGCGCGGGGCTGCGGGTCATCCGCGAGCAGGAAGGCGACGCACTGCCCGACCTCCTCATCGACGTGACCGCCTCGCCGCTCCTCCGCACCGCCCTGGAACGCGGCAAGCCCATCGTCAGCACCCGCGAAGGCGCCGAGTGGACGGCCAGGGCGGTAGCGGCGGCGAAGGGTAAAGAACTTAACGTGAAGAGCCTTCAGGAGTGGGTGAGCACCTGA
- a CDS encoding DUF5615 family PIN-like protein, which translates to MVVSKDADFLERLVRLGPPPQPLYVTCGNTSKARLVEIFGRTFAEAHRLLSSGEPVVEITG; encoded by the coding sequence GTGGTCGTTTCCAAAGACGCAGATTTTCTTGAACGTTTGGTCCGGCTCGGGCCTCCGCCACAACCCCTCTACGTGACTTGTGGGAACACCAGCAAAGCGCGACTGGTGGAGATTTTCGGTCGAACCTTTGCGGAGGCCCATCGCTTGCTGTCTTCCGGTGAGCCTGTGGTGGAGATCACCGGGTAG
- a CDS encoding helix-turn-helix domain-containing protein, which translates to MAAQMHIGLAELLRQHDISQKQLAEAAGMRPATVNAIFHGRVERVEIGTLVDLVTGLRRLGVKADVGDILQVVDRPNEAEQAARERALRLLEGEPWGLKPKGVAEPVPVSGPPIEDLLPDLLGPSH; encoded by the coding sequence GTGGCGGCACAAATGCACATCGGCCTCGCCGAGCTGTTGCGGCAGCACGACATCAGCCAGAAGCAACTGGCCGAGGCTGCCGGAATGCGCCCTGCGACGGTCAACGCCATCTTTCACGGGCGCGTCGAACGGGTGGAGATCGGCACGCTCGTGGACCTCGTGACGGGCTTGCGGCGCCTAGGTGTCAAGGCCGATGTGGGCGACATTTTGCAGGTTGTGGACAGGCCGAACGAAGCGGAGCAGGCCGCCCGCGAACGCGCCCTGCGACTCCTAGAGGGCGAACCCTGGGGCCTGAAACCGAAGGGCGTGGCCGAGCCTGTTCCCGTGAGCGGTCCTCCCATCGAGGACCTGTTACCTGACCTCCTGGGACCCTCGCATTGA
- a CDS encoding NUDIX hydrolase — protein sequence MRYQPILGTLGYVLSPDRRDVLLLHRNTRSGDHHLGKYVGLGGKLERDEGVTDGMRREIMEEAGLTVTRMSLRGTINWPGFGQGGEDWLGFIFLVEAFEGIPPADNAEGTLSWQPVTSLLNGELPIWEGDKLFLPLVFDDDPRAFHGVMPYQDGRPAGWEYERL from the coding sequence ATGCGTTATCAACCGATCCTCGGCACCCTCGGCTATGTCCTCTCACCCGACCGCCGGGACGTGCTGCTGCTGCACCGTAATACCCGTTCCGGGGACCACCATTTGGGGAAGTATGTCGGTCTGGGCGGCAAGCTGGAGCGTGATGAGGGGGTCACGGACGGGATGCGGCGGGAAATCATGGAGGAAGCGGGCCTCACCGTCACCCGTATGTCCTTGCGCGGCACGATCAACTGGCCTGGCTTCGGGCAGGGTGGGGAAGACTGGCTGGGGTTTATCTTCCTCGTCGAGGCGTTCGAGGGAATCCCGCCTGCCGACAATGCCGAGGGCACCCTGTCCTGGCAGCCCGTCACCAGTCTTCTGAACGGCGAGCTGCCTATCTGGGAGGGAGATAAGCTCTTCCTGCCACTGGTTTTTGACGACGATCCTCGTGCCTTTCACGGGGTCATGCCCTACCAAGACGGACGCCCCGCAGGGTGGGAATACGAGCGGCTTTGA
- a CDS encoding LysE family transporter, producing the protein MPPFLRGLTLGLSLIVAIGPQNAFVLRQGLTRRHALLAALACSLCDTGLTALGVLGVGALLARSPVLVTLGTLMGAAFLLWYGWRSFQAARQPGPLQTEGQVAQTTGTVIATAAAFSLLNPHALLDTVVLIGGASAGLDERARLAFLGGAVAASWLWFFALALLAGRLAPLMRSARAWRVLDVLIGGVMWSIAVGLVLGLGRR; encoded by the coding sequence GTGCCTCCCTTTCTGCGCGGCCTGACACTGGGCCTCTCCCTGATCGTCGCTATCGGCCCGCAAAACGCCTTTGTGCTGCGGCAGGGGCTGACCCGGCGGCACGCGCTGCTCGCGGCGCTGGCCTGCTCGCTGTGCGACACCGGACTCACAGCGCTGGGGGTGCTGGGGGTGGGAGCGCTGCTGGCGCGGTCGCCGGTGCTCGTCACTCTCGGCACGCTGATGGGCGCGGCTTTTTTGCTGTGGTACGGCTGGCGCTCCTTTCAGGCGGCCCGGCAGCCGGGTCCCCTCCAGACCGAGGGGCAGGTCGCGCAGACCACGGGCACTGTGATTGCCACTGCCGCCGCCTTCAGCCTGCTCAATCCCCACGCGCTGCTGGACACCGTCGTGCTGATCGGTGGGGCCAGCGCGGGGCTGGATGAGCGGGCGCGGCTGGCCTTTCTGGGGGGCGCGGTCGCTGCCTCGTGGCTGTGGTTTTTCGCGCTGGCCCTGCTCGCGGGCCGCCTCGCCCCTTTGATGCGCTCGGCGCGGGCGTGGCGGGTGCTGGATGTGCTGATCGGGGGGGTGATGTGGAGTATCGCGGTGGGGCTGGTGCTGGGGCTGGGGAGGCGCTGA
- a CDS encoding argininosuccinate synthase codes for MTQTDRPKIVLAYSGGLDTSIILKWLQTERGYDVVAFTADLGQGDEVEEARVKALNTGAVAAYALDLREEFVRDYVFPMFRSSALYEGYYLLGTSIARPLIAKKMVEIAEQEGAVAVSHGATGKGNDQVRFEMTAYALKPDIVTVAPWRDWDFQGRADLEAFAREHGIPVPTTQKDPWSMDANLLHISFEGGILEDPWNEPPAHMFKLTVSPEDAPDQPEYVEVEFENGDAVAINGERLSPAALLAKANEIGGRNGVGRIDLVENRFVGMKSRGVYETPGGTLLYHARRAVESLTLDREVLHQRDALAPKYAELVYNGFWFAPEREALQVYIDHVARSVTGTARLKLYKGNCTVVGRKAPGSLYDKDLVSFEAGGDYNQHDAGAFIKLNALRMRVQARVGAKAGQKEVERV; via the coding sequence ATGACCCAGACCGACCGCCCCAAGATTGTCCTCGCCTACTCCGGCGGGCTGGATACCTCCATCATCCTCAAGTGGCTGCAAACCGAGCGCGGGTACGACGTGGTGGCCTTTACCGCCGACCTCGGGCAGGGGGACGAGGTCGAAGAAGCGCGGGTCAAGGCGCTGAACACGGGCGCGGTGGCCGCCTACGCCCTCGACCTGCGCGAGGAGTTCGTGCGCGACTACGTATTCCCGATGTTCCGCTCCTCGGCGCTGTACGAGGGGTACTACCTGCTAGGCACGTCCATCGCGCGGCCCCTGATCGCCAAGAAGATGGTGGAAATTGCCGAGCAGGAGGGCGCGGTCGCCGTCTCGCACGGGGCGACGGGCAAGGGCAACGATCAGGTGCGCTTCGAGATGACGGCCTACGCGCTGAAGCCCGACATCGTGACGGTGGCTCCCTGGCGCGACTGGGACTTCCAGGGCCGCGCCGACCTCGAAGCCTTCGCCCGCGAGCACGGCATCCCGGTGCCCACCACCCAGAAGGACCCCTGGAGCATGGACGCCAACCTGCTGCACATCTCCTTCGAGGGCGGGATTCTGGAAGACCCCTGGAACGAGCCGCCCGCGCACATGTTCAAGCTGACCGTCAGCCCCGAGGACGCGCCCGATCAGCCCGAATACGTGGAGGTCGAGTTCGAGAACGGAGACGCGGTGGCGATTAATGGCGAACGCCTCAGCCCCGCCGCTCTGCTGGCGAAGGCGAACGAGATCGGCGGACGGAACGGGGTGGGCCGCATCGACCTCGTGGAAAACCGCTTCGTGGGCATGAAGTCGCGCGGCGTGTACGAGACACCCGGCGGCACCCTGCTCTACCACGCCCGCCGCGCGGTGGAGAGCCTGACCCTCGACCGCGAGGTGCTGCATCAGCGCGACGCATTGGCGCCCAAGTACGCCGAACTCGTCTACAACGGCTTCTGGTTCGCCCCCGAGCGCGAGGCCCTCCAGGTCTACATTGACCACGTGGCCCGCAGCGTGACGGGTACGGCCCGCCTCAAGCTCTACAAGGGCAACTGCACCGTGGTGGGCCGCAAGGCGCCTGGGAGCCTGTACGACAAGGACCTCGTGTCCTTCGAGGCGGGCGGCGACTACAACCAGCACGACGCGGGGGCCTTTATCAAGCTCAATGCCCTGCGGATGCGCGTGCAGGCGCGGGTGGGGGCGAAAGCTGGGCAAAAGGAAGTCGAGCGGGTCTGA
- a CDS encoding GNAT family N-acetyltransferase, with protein MMAAGMDPRSSWSRTRPQDVAWSLGQGGGFLAWDGERAVGCVGWRPDGPETLTLNKLATLPDVRGRGLGAALVRAVEEVAARDGYARVLLAVSQYNLEVVPFYERLGYRVDEEAVYAHANPASAPPVVLVKEVRS; from the coding sequence ATGATGGCCGCCGGGATGGACCCGCGCTCCAGTTGGAGCCGCACGCGACCCCAGGACGTGGCCTGGAGCCTGGGCCAGGGCGGGGGCTTCCTCGCCTGGGATGGGGAGCGGGCAGTGGGATGCGTGGGCTGGCGTCCCGATGGGCCGGAGACGTTGACCCTCAACAAGCTGGCGACCCTCCCGGACGTGCGCGGGCGGGGTCTCGGTGCCGCGCTGGTGCGGGCGGTCGAGGAGGTCGCGGCGCGGGATGGCTACGCCCGCGTGCTGCTGGCCGTCAGCCAGTACAACCTCGAAGTGGTCCCCTTCTACGAGCGCCTGGGCTACCGGGTGGACGAGGAGGCGGTGTACGCGCACGCGAACCCGGCGAGTGCGCCGCCAGTGGTGCTGGTGAAGGAGGTCCGGTCATGA
- a CDS encoding carboxylesterase/lipase family protein, with the protein MTRPSRWLTVSLLAAALLPAGAAAQDTLSPSPTAPPLPPTTQAAPAAAPGVRVWTQVSSGLLAGRSAGGVRVWQGVPYAAAPVGERRWKAPQPAPLWVGERDAAQPGNVCVQPRPGGGLRGHEDCLFLNVYAPDGATRAPVMVWIHGGSFRSGAGSDYDGRLLARERGVVVVTLNYRLGPLGFLAAPGLLEGRTVGNYGLLDQQAALRWVRANAAAFGGDPANVTVFGESAGGMSVCAQLASPGAAGLFDKAILQSGPCTPEINTVPVADALNTGREYARVLGCPEGDAACLRAVPAERLLATPVPGRRAPGAVALPPVYGDAVVPRAPAEAFRSGEVHRVPLLIGSNLDEGTLFAAPLGAGGRDLPLWQYWGLVAVLERWNAPRVLAAYPAREYPTVGLAAAALVTDGLFACPVNDLSRDLARVTPVYAYEFRDREAPLELNPSGTIPRYGATHAAEIISVFGTRLEKFADPARFTPAQAELARTMRAYWTNFARSGNPNAAGLPGWRPLDPARGNVLALEPGRVAEFISFRQEHRCDLWSR; encoded by the coding sequence ATGACGCGCCCGTCCAGATGGCTCACTGTCAGCCTGCTCGCCGCTGCCCTGCTTCCTGCGGGCGCGGCGGCCCAGGACACCCTCTCGCCGTCCCCCACAGCCCCCCCGCTGCCGCCCACCACCCAGGCGGCCCCCGCTGCCGCGCCGGGCGTGCGGGTCTGGACCCAGGTCAGCTCGGGCCTGCTGGCGGGCCGGTCGGCGGGGGGAGTGCGGGTCTGGCAGGGCGTGCCCTACGCCGCCGCGCCGGTGGGCGAGCGCCGCTGGAAGGCGCCGCAGCCCGCGCCCCTGTGGGTCGGGGAGCGCGACGCCGCGCAGCCGGGCAACGTCTGCGTGCAGCCGCGCCCCGGCGGCGGCCTGCGCGGCCATGAGGACTGCCTCTTTCTGAACGTCTACGCGCCGGACGGCGCCACCCGCGCGCCCGTGATGGTCTGGATCCACGGCGGGTCTTTCCGCAGCGGGGCGGGCAGCGACTACGACGGCCGCCTGCTGGCCCGCGAGCGCGGGGTGGTCGTGGTCACGCTGAACTACCGCCTGGGGCCGCTGGGTTTCCTGGCCGCGCCGGGGTTGCTGGAAGGCCGCACGGTGGGCAACTACGGGTTGCTGGATCAGCAGGCGGCGCTGCGCTGGGTGCGGGCCAACGCCGCCGCCTTCGGGGGCGACCCCGCCAACGTCACCGTGTTCGGCGAGTCGGCGGGCGGCATGAGCGTGTGCGCGCAGCTCGCCTCGCCGGGGGCGGCGGGCCTTTTCGACAAGGCGATCCTCCAGAGCGGTCCCTGCACCCCCGAGATCAACACGGTTCCGGTGGCCGACGCGCTGAATACGGGGCGCGAGTACGCCCGCGTGCTGGGCTGCCCCGAGGGAGACGCCGCCTGCCTGCGCGCCGTGCCCGCCGAGCGCCTGCTCGCCACGCCCGTGCCTGGCCGCCGCGCCCCCGGCGCCGTGGCCCTGCCCCCGGTCTACGGCGACGCCGTGGTGCCGCGCGCCCCCGCCGAGGCCTTTCGCAGCGGCGAGGTCCACCGGGTGCCTCTGCTGATCGGCAGCAACCTGGACGAGGGCACGCTGTTCGCGGCGCCGCTGGGCGCGGGCGGACGCGACCTGCCGCTGTGGCAGTACTGGGGTCTGGTGGCGGTGCTGGAACGCTGGAACGCGCCCCGGGTGCTGGCCGCCTACCCCGCGCGCGAGTACCCCACCGTGGGCCTGGCCGCCGCCGCGCTGGTCACCGACGGGCTGTTCGCCTGCCCGGTGAACGACCTTTCGCGCGACCTCGCCCGGGTGACGCCCGTGTACGCCTACGAGTTCCGTGACCGCGAGGCGCCCCTGGAGCTGAACCCCTCGGGAACCATTCCCCGTTACGGCGCCACCCACGCCGCCGAGATCATCAGCGTGTTCGGCACCCGGCTGGAGAAGTTCGCCGACCCCGCCCGCTTCACGCCCGCCCAGGCCGAGCTGGCCCGCACCATGCGCGCCTACTGGACCAACTTCGCCCGGAGCGGGAACCCCAACGCGGCGGGCCTGCCGGGGTGGCGTCCCCTCGACCCCGCGCGCGGCAACGTGCTGGCGCTGGAACCGGGCCGGGTCGCGGAGTTCATCTCCTTCCGGCAGGAGCACCGCTGCGACCTGTGGAGCCGCTGA
- a CDS encoding nucleotidyltransferase: MPRGIPVELPPDFSEFLRLLSAHGVEYLLVGGYAVGAHGFPRYTGDLDIFYGLGEENTGRLAAALTEFALPVEASELNTPNVIIRMGVKPMMLELMNEISGVTFEQAWRNRVTWRLEGLDVPLISLADLRANKRAAGRHKDLSDLEELPEA, encoded by the coding sequence GTGCCCAGAGGTATCCCGGTGGAGTTGCCCCCAGATTTCAGCGAATTTTTGAGATTGCTCAGCGCCCACGGGGTTGAGTACCTGCTGGTGGGCGGGTACGCGGTGGGCGCCCACGGCTTCCCCCGATACACGGGCGACCTCGACATCTTCTATGGGCTGGGCGAAGAGAACACGGGGCGGCTCGCGGCGGCCCTGACGGAGTTTGCCCTTCCAGTCGAAGCGTCCGAACTGAACACACCGAACGTGATCATCCGCATGGGCGTCAAGCCGATGATGCTGGAGCTGATGAACGAGATCAGCGGCGTGACTTTCGAGCAGGCGTGGCGGAACCGGGTGACGTGGCGGCTGGAAGGGCTGGACGTGCCGCTGATTTCTCTGGCCGACCTGCGCGCGAACAAGCGGGCAGCGGGGAGGCACAAAGACTTGTCCGATCTGGAGGAGTTGCCGGAAGCCTGA
- a CDS encoding DUF433 domain-containing protein, with amino-acid sequence MTLLDRITVNPLQCGGRPCIRGMRIRVSDVLDLLGTGVGVDEILSDYPDLEREDIYAALVWAARYVDHPRLSA; translated from the coding sequence ATGACCCTCCTCGACCGCATCACGGTGAATCCCTTGCAGTGCGGCGGACGCCCCTGTATCCGGGGGATGCGGATTCGGGTGAGCGACGTGCTGGATCTCCTCGGTACAGGGGTCGGGGTGGATGAAATCTTGAGCGACTACCCGGACCTGGAACGTGAAGACATTTATGCCGCGCTGGTCTGGGCTGCCCGGTACGTTGACCACCCCCGGCTGAGCGCCTGA